A region of the Ancylothrix sp. D3o genome:
TATAAAAAAATTAAATTTCCTGTTTCCACAAGTAGAGATGTTCGGTAAAGGTGACTTTTTTACAAGATTAGGCTGCATTATTTCAAATAATTCCTAAACCGGCCTGATACTTTGGGTTGATAAAAAGTTTTGAGTATTGCCCAAGAAGCGAAGATTCCCAAGATTTCCTTATCGAATGCGCCAAAGCTCAAAACATAAACCGGCCACCTTCCCAACTAGAAGGGGTACCTCAGTTATAATTACCCCAAACAGCACAAAAGCTTATGTTGCCGGTGAAAACGAGTGGCTCATTGGTTATTTCAAGGAAATCCTAAATATTATCGGCTGCGGGACGTTATCCGTGATTCTGAGCAAATGCCTTGGCTGGTGACCCGCTATAGCAAAGGGATGGCCGTTGGGGATGCGGTATTGAGTTGGCAGGCCGGTGACATTCGATGAGGGGATGATGCCGGTGTTTGAGGGAGCGAGAATTCAGCCTGAGCCTATGAGTTCTTAGACAAGTTTCGGATGTCATGGGGCCGGTGGAACTCCGAGG
Encoded here:
- a CDS encoding EVE domain-containing protein codes for the protein MAHWLFQGNPKYYRLRDVIRDSEQMPWLVTRYSKGMAVGDAVLSWQAGDIR